A genomic segment from Tistrella mobilis encodes:
- a CDS encoding TRAP transporter large permease has translation MTGLEIGLLSILALLLLIWAGMHVSVALGLVSLLAIWEVRGRWSVAAAAIAQAALDSIDSYVFGVVPLFVLMGYLVGVSDLGRDAFRLADRVVGRLRGGMGVATVGANAAFAAVTGISIASAAVFTKVAVPEMMRLGYLPRFAVGVVAGSSVLGMLIPPSLLLILYAVVAEQSVGDMFLAGIGPGLLMALVFGIYIVLLARFRPDRVQPLAAAQAAAARRDRPGNVFAEGAPLVGLIALVLGGIYGGLFTPTEAGAVGAAGALLVAVARKRLDARGFWKVLVETGHVTASISLLIIAASLYSRMLALTGVPEAMGALFADAGLGPVGFLMVYVAIAVLLGTILDSSSILLILVPLALPVVDGFGMNLVWFGVVTVIAVEVGLLTPPLGLSVFVIRSTLDDPRITLGDVFAGALPFAMLMLLVILLISLMPAIAIAPVGW, from the coding sequence ATGACCGGTCTCGAAATCGGCCTGCTGTCGATCCTGGCGCTGCTGCTGCTGATCTGGGCGGGCATGCATGTCTCGGTCGCCCTCGGCCTGGTGTCGCTGCTGGCGATCTGGGAAGTGCGTGGCCGCTGGTCGGTCGCCGCCGCCGCCATCGCCCAGGCGGCTCTGGATTCGATCGACAGCTATGTCTTCGGCGTGGTGCCGCTTTTCGTGCTGATGGGCTATCTGGTCGGCGTCTCGGATCTGGGGCGCGATGCCTTCCGTCTGGCCGATCGGGTGGTCGGGCGGCTGCGCGGCGGCATGGGGGTGGCGACCGTCGGCGCCAATGCCGCCTTCGCCGCCGTCACCGGCATCTCGATCGCCTCGGCCGCGGTCTTCACCAAGGTGGCGGTGCCCGAGATGATGCGCCTCGGCTATCTGCCGCGCTTTGCGGTGGGCGTGGTCGCAGGCTCCTCGGTGCTCGGCATGCTTATCCCGCCCAGCCTGCTGCTGATCCTCTATGCCGTCGTCGCCGAACAGTCGGTGGGCGACATGTTCCTGGCCGGCATCGGCCCGGGGCTGCTGATGGCGCTGGTCTTCGGTATCTATATCGTGCTGCTCGCCCGCTTCCGCCCCGACCGGGTGCAGCCGCTGGCGGCGGCCCAGGCCGCCGCCGCCCGCCGCGACCGCCCGGGCAATGTCTTCGCCGAAGGTGCGCCCCTGGTCGGGTTGATCGCCCTGGTGCTGGGCGGCATCTATGGCGGGCTGTTCACCCCCACCGAAGCGGGTGCCGTGGGCGCTGCCGGCGCGCTGCTGGTCGCGGTCGCCCGCAAGCGGCTGGATGCCCGGGGGTTCTGGAAGGTGCTGGTGGAGACCGGCCATGTCACGGCCTCGATCTCGCTGCTGATCATCGCGGCCTCGCTCTACAGCCGCATGCTGGCGCTGACCGGCGTACCCGAGGCGATGGGCGCGCTCTTCGCCGATGCCGGCCTCGGCCCGGTGGGCTTCCTGATGGTCTATGTCGCCATCGCCGTCCTGCTCGGCACCATCCTCGATTCCAGCTCCATCCTGCTGATCCTGGTGCCGCTGGCCCTGCCGGTGGTCGACGGCTTCGGCATGAACCTGGTCTGGTTCGGCGTGGTGACCGTGATCGCGGTCGAGGTGGGGCTCCTGACCCCGCCTCTGGGCCTCTCGGTCTTCGTCATCCGCTCCACGCTCGATGACCCACGCATCACGCTGGGCGACGTCTTCGCCGGCGCCTTGCCCTTCGCCATGCTGATGCTGCTGGTGATCCTGCTGATCAGCCTGATGCCGGCAATCGCGATCGCGCCGGTCGGGTGGTAG